The Anas platyrhynchos isolate ZD024472 breed Pekin duck chromosome 34, IASCAAS_PekinDuck_T2T, whole genome shotgun sequence genome contains a region encoding:
- the CSAD gene encoding LOW QUALITY PROTEIN: cysteine sulfinic acid decarboxylase (The sequence of the model RefSeq protein was modified relative to this genomic sequence to represent the inferred CDS: deleted 1 base in 1 codon), which produces MAEGSGLERPGLDAAAGEEFLREALGLLLDEAVRNGTDRALKVCDWREPRELRALLDLELRPHGEPPQRLLQRCRDVARYSVKTGHPRFFNQLFSGLDHHALAGRLLTEALNTSQYTYEIAPVFVLMEEVVLAKLRELVGWGSGDGIFCPGGSLSNMYAMNVARFQRFPEGRQRGSRALPRLALFTSQESHYSIEKGAAFLGIGTDNVFFVRADERGRMIPEELEKEIERAKSEGAVPFFVSATCGTTVLGAFDPLQSVADVCQRHGLWLHVDAAWGGSALLSRTHRHLLAGIERADSVAWNPHKMLAVGLQCSALLLRDTSGLLQRCHGAGASYLFQRDKFYDVAYDTGDKTLQCGRRVDCLKLWLLWKAVGTEGLERRVDRAFACTRYLAEEVRRRDGFQLVLEPEFINLCFWFVPPSLRGREGCDDFWERLGKVAPAIKERMMREGSMMVSYQPHGARVNFFRQIATSPAVTRADLDFFLDEIERLGHDL; this is translated from the exons ATGGCGGAGGGCAGCGGCCTGGAGCGGCCGGGGCTGGAcgcggcggcg ggggaggaattcctgcgggaggccctggggctgctgctggacgAGGCCGTGCGCAACGGCACCGACAGGGCCCTCAag GTGTGTGACTGGAGGGAGCCGCGGGAGCTGCGGGCGCTGCTGGACCTGGAGCTGCGCCCCCACGgggagcccccccagcgcctCCTGCAGCGCTGCCGCGACGTCGCCCGCTACAGCGTCAAGACCG gACACCCCCGCTTCTTCAACCAGCTCTTCTCGGGGCTGGACCACCACGCGCTGGCGGGACGCCTGCTGACCGAGGCCCTCAACACCAGCCA gtacACGTACGAGATCGCCCCGGTGTTCGTGCTGAtggaggaggtggtgctggCCAAGCTGCGCGAGCTGGTGGGATGGGGCAGCGGCGACGGCATCTTCTGCCCTG gaGGGTCCCTGTCCAACATGTACGCCATGAACGTCGCCCGCTTCCAGCGCTTCCCCGAGGGCCGGCAGAGGGGCAGCCGGGCCCTGCCGCGCCTCGCGCTCTTCACCTCGCaggag agccacTACTCCATTGAGAAGGGGGCCGCCTTCCTGGGCATCGGCACCGACAACGTCTTCTTCGTGCGTGCGGATGAGAG GGGGAGGATGATCCCCgaggagctggagaaggagatCGAGAGGGCGAAAAGCGAG gGCGCCGTGCCCTTCTTCGTCAGCGCCACGTGCGGCACCACCGTCCTGGGCGCCTTCGACCCGCTGCAGAGCGTGGCGGACGTGTGCCAGCGCCACGGCCTCTGGCTCCACGTGGAC GCTGCCTGGGGCGGGAGCGCGCTGCTCTCCAGGACACACCGGCACCTCCTGGCCGGCATCGAGAG ggctgacTCGGTGGCCTGGAACCCGCACAAGAtgctggcagtggggctgcagTGCTCGGCTCTGCTCCTCCGCGACACCTCC gggctgctgcagcggTGCCACGGGGCGGGCGCCTCGTACCTGTTCCAGCGCGACAAGTTCTACGACGTGGCCTACGACACCGGCGACAAGACGCTGCAGTGCGGCCGCCGCGTCGACTGCCTCAAGCTCTGGCTGCTCTGGAAGGCCGTGGGCACCGAGGGGCTGGAGCGCCGCGTCGACAGGGCCTTCGCCTGCACCAG GTACCTGGCGGAGGAGGTGAGGCGCCGCGACGGCTTCCAGCTGGTGCTCGAG CCCGAATTCATCAACCTCTGCTTCTGGTTCGTGCCCCCCAGCCTGCGGGGCCGCGAGGGCTGCGACGATTTCTGGGAGCGGCTGGGGAAG GTGGCCCCTGCCATCAAGGAGAGGATGATGAGGGAGGGCTCCATGATGGTGAGCTACCAGCCCCACGGCGCCAGGGTCAACTTCTTCCGGCAGATCGCCACCAGCCCCGCCGTCACCAGGGCCGACCTCGACTTCTTCCTGGACGAGATCGAGAGGCTGGGGCATGACCTctag
- the ZNF740 gene encoding zinc finger protein 740 isoform X3, protein MMPKQGAKAAAAAAEGGRERSGGGGGSPEVLALRQDGEKPRGRKEEETAEAAQPKNSIKKMVVIKQNGSFQLSSTKNFICELCYGAFRSSYHLKRHILIHTGEKPFECDVCDMRFIQKYHLERHKRVHSGEKPYQCERCMQSFSRTDRLLRHKRMCQGCQTKAPEAQLLL, encoded by the exons ATGATGCCGAAGCAGGGCGCcaaggcggcggcggcggcggcggaggggggCCGCGAgcgcagcggcggcggcggcggcagcccGGAGGTGCTG GCGCTGCGCCAGGACGGCGAGAAGCCGCGCGGCCGCAAGGAGGAGGAGACGGCGGAGGCGGCGCAGCCCAAAAACTCCATCAAAAAG atggTGGTGATCAAGCAGAACggctccttccagctgagtAGCACCAAGAACTTCATCTGCGAGCTCTGCTACGGCGCCTTCCGCAGCAGCTACCACCTCAAGAGGCACATCCTCATCCACACCG gCGAGAAGCCCTTCGAGTGCGACGTGTGCGACATGCGCTTCATCCAGAAGTACCACCTGGAGCGCCACAAGCGCGTGCACAGCGGCGAGAAGCCCTACCAGTGCGAGCGCTGCATGCAG AGCTTCTCCAGGACAGACCGGCTGCTGCGACACAAGCGGATGTGCCAAGGCTGCCAAACCAAAGCCCCCGAGGCGCAGCTGCTGCTCTAG
- the RARG gene encoding LOW QUALITY PROTEIN: retinoic acid receptor gamma (The sequence of the model RefSeq protein was modified relative to this genomic sequence to represent the inferred CDS: inserted 1 base in 1 codon), which translates to MVYTCHRDGRCHINKATRNRCQSCRLQKCFDVGMSKEAVRNDRNKKKKEARGGAEAAGRELSPALEELIQRVRXAHTETFPSLCQLGKYTTNSSAEHRVQLDLGLWDKFSELATKCIIKIVEFAKRLPGFTALTIADQITLLKAACLDILMLRICTRYTPEQDTMTFSDGLTLTRTQMHNAGFGPLTDLVFAFAGQLLPLGMDDTETGLLSAICLICGDRMDLEEPQKVERLQEPLLEALRVYARRRRPREPHMFPRMLMKITDLRGISTKGAERAITLKMEIPGPMPPLIREMLENPEMFEEEAPPPPPPPRGPRRPPRPPASP; encoded by the exons ATGGTGTACACGTGCCACCGCGACGGCCGCTGCCACATCAACAAGGCCACGCGCAACCGCTGCCAGTCCTGCCGCCTGCAGAAGTGCTTCGACGTCGGCATGTCCAAGGAGG ccgtGCGCAATGACCGcaacaagaagaagaaggaggcaCGGGGGGGGGCGGAGGCGGCCGGGCGCGAGCTGAGCCCGGCGCTGGAGGAGCTGATCCAGAGGGTGC AGGCGCACACCGAGACCTTCCCCTCGCTCTGCCAGCTGGGCAAGTACACCACG AACTCGAGCGCGGAGCACCGCGTGCAGCTGGACCTGGGGCTGTGGGACAAGTTCAGCGAGCTGGCCACCAAGTGCATCATCAAGATCGTGGAGTTCGCCAAGCGCCTGCCCGGCTTCACCGCGCTCACCATCGCCGACCAGATCACGCTGCTCAAGGCCGCCTGCCTCGACATCCTG atgctGCGGATCTGCACGCGCTACACCCCGGAGCAGGACACGATGACGTTCTCGGACGGGCTGACGCTGACGCGCACGCAGATGCACAACGCCGGCTTCGGGCCCCTCACCGACCTCGTCTTCGCCTTCGccgggcagctgctgcccctgggcaTGGACGACACCGAGACCGGGCTGCTCAGCGCCATCTGCCTCATCTGCGGCG accgcATGGACCTGGAGGAGCCGCAGAAggtggagcggctgcaggagccgCTGCTGGAGGCGCTGCGGGTGTacgcgcggcggcggcggccccgcgaGCCCCACATGTTCCCCCGCATGCTGATGAAAATCACCGACCTGCGCGGCATCAGCACCAAGG gtgcGGAGCGCGCCATCACGCTGAAGATGGAGATCCCGGGCCCGATGCCCCCCCTGATCCGCGAGATGCTGGAGAACCCCGAGATGTTCGAGGAGGAGGCGccaccccccccgccccccccccgcggaccacgccgccccccccggccccctgccTCGCCCTAA
- the LOC140000874 gene encoding uncharacterized protein isoform X1 — protein MASGEREALLGLQRALTEDEFEAFKFLLGGQLPLSRLHPATRPELCTLLLQHFPGRALPVAAAVLRQLGRHDLLRQYRLPEEDEAPGGLGEAGGGAQGAGGAGGAQGAGDARGAGGAPDAGGVQDAGGMRDAGGRPPRLLTERDLLLVAQKLGSEWQEVGIACLGLPQSRLEQIGEERPQRAVLRAFEMLREWRRRQQGGATAPRLLDCLRGAPVDPEVLELLQAM, from the exons ATGGCGTCGGGTGAGCGCGAggcgctgctggggctgcagcgggCGCTGACGGAGGACGAGTTCGAGGCCTTCAagttcctgctgggggggcagcTGCCGCTCAGCCGCCTGCACCCCGCCACCCGCCCCGAGCTCTgcaccctgctcctgcagcacttcCCCGGCCGCGCGCTGCCCGTGGCCGCCGCCGTCCTCCGGCAGCTCGGCCGCCACGACCTCCTGCGGCAGTACCGGCTCCCCGAGGAGGACGAGGCCCCCGGCGGCCTCGGTGAGGCCGGCGGCGGAGCTcagggtgctggaggggctggaggggcgCAGGGTGCTGGAGATGCTCGGGGTGCTGGAGGTGCTCCGGACGCTGGAGGTGTTCAGGATGCTGGAGGCATGCGGGACGCTGGAG gcCGCCCCCCAAGGCTGCTGACGGAGCgggacctgctgctggtggcgcAGAAGCTGGGCAGCGAGTGGCAGGAGGTCGGCATcgcctgcctggggctgccgcAGAGCCGCCTGGAGCAGATCGGCGAGGAGCGGCCGCAGCGCGCGGTGCTGCGCGCCTTCGAGATGCTGCGCGAGTGGCGCCGGCGGCAACAGGGGGGGGCCACGGCCCCCCGGCTGCTGGACTGCCTGCGTGGCGCCCCCGTGGACCCCGAGGTGCTGGAGCTCCTGCAGGCCATGTag
- the LOC140000874 gene encoding uncharacterized protein isoform X2: MASGEREALLGLQRALTEDEFEAFKFLLGGQLPLSRLHPATRPELCTLLLQHFPGRALPVAAAVLRQLGRHDLLRQYRLPEEDEAPGGLGRPPRLLTERDLLLVAQKLGSEWQEVGIACLGLPQSRLEQIGEERPQRAVLRAFEMLREWRRRQQGGATAPRLLDCLRGAPVDPEVLELLQAM, encoded by the exons ATGGCGTCGGGTGAGCGCGAggcgctgctggggctgcagcgggCGCTGACGGAGGACGAGTTCGAGGCCTTCAagttcctgctgggggggcagcTGCCGCTCAGCCGCCTGCACCCCGCCACCCGCCCCGAGCTCTgcaccctgctcctgcagcacttcCCCGGCCGCGCGCTGCCCGTGGCCGCCGCCGTCCTCCGGCAGCTCGGCCGCCACGACCTCCTGCGGCAGTACCGGCTCCCCGAGGAGGACGAGGCCCCCGGCGGCCTCG gcCGCCCCCCAAGGCTGCTGACGGAGCgggacctgctgctggtggcgcAGAAGCTGGGCAGCGAGTGGCAGGAGGTCGGCATcgcctgcctggggctgccgcAGAGCCGCCTGGAGCAGATCGGCGAGGAGCGGCCGCAGCGCGCGGTGCTGCGCGCCTTCGAGATGCTGCGCGAGTGGCGCCGGCGGCAACAGGGGGGGGCCACGGCCCCCCGGCTGCTGGACTGCCTGCGTGGCGCCCCCGTGGACCCCGAGGTGCTGGAGCTCCTGCAGGCCATGTag
- the SPRYD3 gene encoding LOW QUALITY PROTEIN: SPRY domain-containing protein 3 (The sequence of the model RefSeq protein was modified relative to this genomic sequence to represent the inferred CDS: inserted 2 bases in 2 codons; deleted 1 base in 1 codon; substituted 1 base at 1 genomic stop codon), translated as MDELRLHYRFLSWRRRIREIREVRAGRQERSRHILVDGDTLSYHGDSGEVGCYVAPRPLTRDNNYFEVSIVDSGVRGTIAVGLVPQSYSLEHQPGWLPDSVAYHADDGKLYSGRAKGRQFGTKCSSGDRIGCGIEPASFEVRTAQVFFTKNGERVGSTVMPRGPEGLFPAVGMHSLGEEVRLHLRAELGPPXRGGMMLVDSHEDEWGRLHDVRACGTLLEYAGQGKSIVDVGLAQARRPLSPRSHYFEVEIVDPGEKCYIALGLARKDYPKNRHPGWSRGSVAYHADDGKIFHGSGXGDPFGPRCYKGDIMGCGIMFPRDYSLDSEGDSDDPSDTAEVRPKARGVRNVSYLHQEEEEEEEEEEEEDDGEDTEQEHGGRKVVVFFTRNGKIIGKKEAAVPRGGYFPXVGMLSSGEKVKVDLHPLSG; from the exons ATGGATGAGCTGCGCCTGCACTACAGGTTCCTGAGCTGGCGGCGCCGCATCCGCGAGATCCGCGAGGTGCGGGCCGGGCGCCAGGAGCGCTCCCGGCACATCCTGGTGGACGGCGACACCCTCAG ctaCCATGGGGACTCAGGCGAGGTGGGCTGCTACGTGGCGCCGCGGCCGCTGACCCGGGACAACAACTACTTTGAG gtgtcGATCGTGGACAGCGGCGTGCGCGGCACCATCGCGGTGGGGCTGGTGCCGCAGTCCTACAGCCTGGAGCACCAGCCGGGCTGGCTGCCCGACTCCGTGGCTTACCACGCCGATGACGGCAA gcTGTACAGTGGCCGGGCCAAGGGCCGGCAGTTCGGCACCAAGTGCAGCTCCGGCGACCGCATCGGCTGCGGCATCGAGCCGGCGTCCTTCGAGGTGCGCACGGCGCAGGTCTTCTTCACCAAGAACGGGGAGCGG gtgggCTCGACGGTGATGCCGCGCGGCCCCGAGGGGCTGTTCCCGGCCGTGGGGATGCACTCGCTGGGGGAGGAGGTGCGGCTGCACCTGCGGGCGGAGCTGGGCCCCCCC TGACGAGGGGGCATGATGCTGGTGGACAGCCACGAGGACGAGTGGGGGCGGCTGCACGACGTGCGGGCCTGCGGCACg ctcctggagtACGCGGGGCAGGGGAAGAGCATCGTGGACGTGGGCCTGGCGCAGGCGCGGCGCCCGCTGAGCCCCCGCAGCCACTACTTCGAGGTGGAGATCGTGGACCCGGGCGAGAAGTGCTACATCGCGCTGGGGCTGGCGCGCAAG gaCTACCCCAAGAACCGGCACCCCGGCTGGAGCAGGGGCTCGGTGGCGTACCACGCAG atgacgGGAAGATCTTCCACGGCAGCG GTGGGGACCCCTTCGGCCCCCGCTGCTACAAGGGCGACATCATGGGCTGCGGCATCATGTTCCCCCGCGACTACAGCCTGGACAGCGAAG GGGACAGCGACGACCCCAGCGACACGGCCGAGGTGAGGCCGAAGGCGCGGGGGGTGCGCAACGTCAGCTACCTgcaccaggaggaggaggaggaggaggaggaggaggaggaggaagacgaCGGCGAGGACACGGAGCAGGAGCATGGCGGCAGGAAGGTGGTG gtgttCTTCACCCGCAACGGGAAGATCATCGGCAAGAAGGAGGCGGCGGTGCCGCGGGGGGGCTACTTCC CCGTGGGCATGCTGAGCAGCGGCGAGAAGGTCAAGGTGGACCTGCACCCCCTCAGCGGGTAG
- the LOC140000885 gene encoding uncharacterized protein: MVHKCGGMDVCKALHSGGSAELHQDGGQLHQGGQLHQVGAVTPGGAVTPGGEAVTPGRGSYTRRGSYTRRGSYTRRGGSYTRSGQLHQEGQLHQEGGQLHQEGQLHQEGGQLHQEGGQLHQVGAVTPGGAVTPGGGAVTPGRGSYTRRGSYTRGGSYTRRGGSYTRRGSYTRRGSYTRGGSYTRRGGSYTRRGSYTRRGGSYTRRGSYTRRGGSYTRGGSYTRRGSYTRRGGSYTRRGSYTRPRRGGRCRATPSGAERSRAPPTVPERCHVISCHVTWRPRGARGERLAPFLEPAHAHGHPASPTAGGAGSGPWSCDARQDGGAHGGGRRQAVAGA, encoded by the exons ATGGTGCACAAGTGTGGGGGCATGGATGTGTGCAAGGCTTTGCACTCTGGTGGTAGTGCAGAA TTACACCAGGATGGGGGGCAGTTACACCAGGGGGGGCAGTTACACCAGGTCGGGGCAGTTACACCAGGAGGGGCAGTTACACCAGGAGGGGAGGCAGTTACACCAGGTCGGGGCAGTTACACCAGGAGGGGCAGTTACACCAGGAGGGGCAGTTACACCAGGAGGGGGGGCAGTTACACCAGGTCGGGGCAGTTACACCAGGAGGGGCAGTTACACCAGGAGGGGGGGCAGTTACACCAGGAGGGGCAGTTACACCAGGAGGGGGGGCAGTTACACCAGGAGGGGGGGCAGTTACACCAGGTCGGGGCAGTTACACCAGGAGGGGCAGTTACACCAGGAGGGGGGGCAGTTACACCAGGTCGGGGCAGTTACACCAGGAGGGGCAGTTACACCAGGGGGGGCAGTTACACCAGGAGGGGGGGCAGTTACACCAGGAGGGGCAGTTACACCAGGAGGGGCAGTTACACCAGGGGGGGCAGTTACACCAGGAGGGGGGGCAGTTACACCAGGAGGGGCAGTTACACCAGGAGGGGGGGCAGTTACACCAGGAGGGGCAGTTACACCAGGAGGGGGGGCAGTTACACCAGGGGGGGCAGTTACACCAGGAGGGGCAGTTACACCAGGAGGGGGGGCAGTTACACCAG GAGGGGCAGTTACACCAGGCCCAGGAGGGGCGGGCGGTGCCGAGCGACCCCGAGTGGAGCCGAACGGAGCCGAGCGCCTCCGACAGTCCCTGAGCGCTGCCACGTGATCTCATGCCACGTGACCTGGCGGCCACGTGGCGCGCGCGGCGAGCGGCTCGCCCCCTTCCTTGAGCCCGCGCATGCGCACGGccacccagcatcacccactGCGGGCGGGGCGGGATCGGGGCCCTGGTCATGTGACGCacgccaagatggcggcgcccaCGGAGGCGGCCGGCGCCAAGCGGTAGCGGGTGCGTGA
- the ZNF740 gene encoding zinc finger protein 740 isoform X1 — MSAKWRASLLACEGLSGVCLVPTAASKKMMPKQGAKAAAAAAEGGRERSGGGGGSPEVLALRQDGEKPRGRKEEETAEAAQPKNSIKKMVVIKQNGSFQLSSTKNFICELCYGAFRSSYHLKRHILIHTGEKPFECDVCDMRFIQKYHLERHKRVHSGEKPYQCERCMQSFSRTDRLLRHKRMCQGCQTKAPEAQLLL, encoded by the exons ATGTCGGCAAAGTGGAGG GCGAGCCTTCTGGCGTGCGAGGGCCTGTCGGGCGTGTGCCTGGTGCCCACGGCGGCCAGCAAGAAGATGATGCCGAAGCAGGGCGCcaaggcggcggcggcggcggcggaggggggCCGCGAgcgcagcggcggcggcggcggcagcccGGAGGTGCTG GCGCTGCGCCAGGACGGCGAGAAGCCGCGCGGCCGCAAGGAGGAGGAGACGGCGGAGGCGGCGCAGCCCAAAAACTCCATCAAAAAG atggTGGTGATCAAGCAGAACggctccttccagctgagtAGCACCAAGAACTTCATCTGCGAGCTCTGCTACGGCGCCTTCCGCAGCAGCTACCACCTCAAGAGGCACATCCTCATCCACACCG gCGAGAAGCCCTTCGAGTGCGACGTGTGCGACATGCGCTTCATCCAGAAGTACCACCTGGAGCGCCACAAGCGCGTGCACAGCGGCGAGAAGCCCTACCAGTGCGAGCGCTGCATGCAG AGCTTCTCCAGGACAGACCGGCTGCTGCGACACAAGCGGATGTGCCAAGGCTGCCAAACCAAAGCCCCCGAGGCGCAGCTGCTGCTCTAG
- the ITGB7 gene encoding LOW QUALITY PROTEIN: integrin beta-7 (The sequence of the model RefSeq protein was modified relative to this genomic sequence to represent the inferred CDS: inserted 3 bases in 2 codons; deleted 3 bases in 2 codons), with protein sequence MDLSYSMRDDLHTLRRLGSDLLAALRNASASVRIGFGTFVDKPVLPFVSTVPSKLQNPCPAGQPCDPPAAFRHLLSLTADAGEFTRRLEGQRISGNLDAPEGGFDAMMQVALCQERIGWRPVTRLLVFASDDAFHTAGDGRLAGIVLPSDSRCHLDASGVYNRSHLYDYPSVGHLAQVLSAANIQPIFAVTRPTVPLYKELSRLIPKSVVGELRDDSSNVVQLITDAYNSLTSTVELQHSPLPPGLSLTFQAHCGGPPEPPXPHRGLCSGVRVNQQVTFTVRVRAEAGLEAPQNVTLRVLGVPEQLQLGVRTLCHCPCTQRAPSTXLCRGGDLDCGVCRCPGGRRGRRCECEGPEAEEEVWGGCRPPNSTAPPCSGRGHCVCGACVCPPELSGRFCECDSGACERHEGLPCGGPQRGTCECGRCRCLPGFAGSGCGCSLGGGGCHRGGRECSGRGRCECGRCRCQPGFVGPFCAHCPSCPGPCQRLRDCVDCGAFGGGPLRGNCSQACNGTELRVLPPPAPSAPTLCREKAADGRILIFLIEGGGGEEEEEEEEGAGGEVVVTVWAEEAPPQHPAALAAGLVAGIVAGGLLLAAGGRGWAELRDRRELRRFEQERRRARWDENNPLFRSATTTVVNPSYCPQRGDGGAGGSQ encoded by the exons ATGGACCTCTCCTACTCCATGCGCGACGACCTGCACACGCTGCGCCGCCTGGGCAGCGACCTGCTGGCCGCCCTGCGCAACGCCTCCGCCTCCGTGCGCATCG GCTTCGGCACCTTCGTGGACAAGCCGGTGCTGCCGTTCGTCAGCACGGTGCCCTCCAAGCTGCAGAACCCCTGCCCC GCGGGGCAGCCCTGCGACCCCCCCGCCGCCTTCCGCCACCTCCTCTCGCTCACAGCCGACGCCGGGGAGTTCACGCGGCGCCTGGAGGGGCAGCGCATCTCCGGCAACCTCGACGCGCCCGAGGGGGGCTTCGACGCCATGATGCAGGTGGCGCTGTGCCAG GAGCGCATCGGCTGGCGCCCCGTGACGCGGCTGCTGGTCTTCGCCTCGGACGACGCCTTCCACACGGCGGGCGACGGGCGCCTGGCCGGCATCGTCCTGCCCAGCGACAGCCGCTGCCACCTGGACGCCAGCGGCGTCTACAACCGCAGCCACCTCTAC gaTTACCCCTCGGTGGGGCACCTGGCGCAGGTGCTGTCGGCCGCCAACATCCAGCCCATCTTCGCCGTCACCCGGCCCACGGTGCCGCTCTACAAG gaGCTGAGCCGCCTGATCCCCAAGTCGGTGGTGGGGGAGCTGCGGGACGACTCCAGCAACGTGGTGCAGCTCATCACGGACGCCTACAAC agcctgacCTCGACGGTGGAGCTGCAGCACtcgccgctgccccccgggcTCAGCCTCACCTTCCAGGCCCACTGCGGgggcccccccgagccccc gccccaccgcgGCCTCTGCTCGGGTGTGCGCGtcaaccagcag gtgaccTTCACGGTGCGGGTGCGGGCGGAGGCGGGCCTGGAGGCCCCCCAGAACGTGACCCTGCGGGTGCTGGGGGTcccggagcagctgcagctgggggtgCGCACCCTCTGCCACTGCCCCTGCACCCAGCgcgcccccagca ccctctGCCGCGGGGGTGACCTCGACTGCGGCGTCTGCAG GTGCCCCGGGGGCCGTCGGGGCCGGCGCTGCGAGTGCGAGGGGccggaggcggaggaggaggtgtgggGGGGCTGCCGGCCCCCCAACAGCACGGCCCCCCCCTGCAGCGGCCGGGGGCACTGCGTCTGCGGCGCCTGCGTGTGCCCCCCCGAGCTGAGCGGCCGCTTCTGCGAGTGCGACAGCGGCGCCTGCGAGCGGCACGAGGGGCTGCCCTGCGGAG GCCCGCAGCGGGGGACGTGCGAGTGCGGGCGCTGCCGGTGCCTCCCGGGGTTCGCGGGGAGCGGCTGCGgctgcagcctgggggggggcggctgccACCGGGGGGGCCGCGAGTGCAGCGGGCGGGGGCGCTGCGAGTGCGGGCGCTGCCGCTGCCAGCCCGGCTTCGTGGGACCCTTCTGTGCCCACTGCCCCTCCTGCCCCGGGCCCTGCCAGCGCCTGCG GGACTGCGTGGACTGCGGCGCCTTCGGGGGGGGGCCCCTGCGTGGGAACTGCAGCCAGGCCTGCAACGGGACGGAGCTgcgggtgctgccccccccggccccctcggCCCCCACCCTGTGCCGGGAGAAGGCGGCCGACGGgcgcatcctcatcttcctcatcgagggggggggcggcgaggaggaggaggaggaagaggagggggccGGCGGGGAAGTGGTGGTCACCGTCTGGGCTGAGGAGG cccccccgcagCACCCGGCGGCGCTGGCGGCCGGGCTGGTGGCCGGGATCGTggcgggggggctgctgctggcggccgggggccgcggcTGGGCCGAGCTCCGCGACCGGCGCGAGCTGCGGCGCTTCGAGCAGGAGCGGCGCCGCGCCCGCTGGGACGAG aacAACCCCTTGTTCCGGAGC GCCACCACCACCGTCGTCAACCCCAGCTACTGCCCGCAGCGAGGGGACGGCGGCGCAGGGGGCTCGCAGTGA
- the ZNF740 gene encoding zinc finger protein 740 isoform X2 yields MAQASLLACEGLSGVCLVPTAASKKMMPKQGAKAAAAAAEGGRERSGGGGGSPEVLALRQDGEKPRGRKEEETAEAAQPKNSIKKMVVIKQNGSFQLSSTKNFICELCYGAFRSSYHLKRHILIHTGEKPFECDVCDMRFIQKYHLERHKRVHSGEKPYQCERCMQSFSRTDRLLRHKRMCQGCQTKAPEAQLLL; encoded by the exons ATGGCTCAG GCGAGCCTTCTGGCGTGCGAGGGCCTGTCGGGCGTGTGCCTGGTGCCCACGGCGGCCAGCAAGAAGATGATGCCGAAGCAGGGCGCcaaggcggcggcggcggcggcggaggggggCCGCGAgcgcagcggcggcggcggcggcagcccGGAGGTGCTG GCGCTGCGCCAGGACGGCGAGAAGCCGCGCGGCCGCAAGGAGGAGGAGACGGCGGAGGCGGCGCAGCCCAAAAACTCCATCAAAAAG atggTGGTGATCAAGCAGAACggctccttccagctgagtAGCACCAAGAACTTCATCTGCGAGCTCTGCTACGGCGCCTTCCGCAGCAGCTACCACCTCAAGAGGCACATCCTCATCCACACCG gCGAGAAGCCCTTCGAGTGCGACGTGTGCGACATGCGCTTCATCCAGAAGTACCACCTGGAGCGCCACAAGCGCGTGCACAGCGGCGAGAAGCCCTACCAGTGCGAGCGCTGCATGCAG AGCTTCTCCAGGACAGACCGGCTGCTGCGACACAAGCGGATGTGCCAAGGCTGCCAAACCAAAGCCCCCGAGGCGCAGCTGCTGCTCTAG